AACAATAGCACAAAAAAGCGCCATCACAAGTGACGGCGCTTTTTATATGTAAGAGATACTAGAAGATATCCTTCTAGCCTACTCCCATTTATAAGTCCAAAATTGTTCAAGTTGCAGCCATTTTAATGTTGCTGCATCTTTGTTTTTTATTTTTGCATGTGTTTCTTCAAGCATTGCTTCTGTTTGTGAACGATGCGCGCCTAGTGCAGCTAATTTATGTTCAAATACTTCACTAATATTATTTACAACATCCGGCTCACCGAGTACTGCTTCGCGATTTCTCGTAATCGCAACTGCATGAATGACTGGACGCTCTTCTTTTGGCATACGTGATACAGCGCGAACTACAGCACGGCCAAATGCATCATGATCTGGATGTACGCCGTGTTCTGGATAAAATGTAATAATTCGAGATGGATTTACTTCTTGAATAATCGCTTCAATTTTATCTGCAACAAAATCAACATCTTCAAATTCTAACGTTTTATCATGGAAACCAAGCATTCTTAAATCTTGAATCCCCATCGCTTCACATGCATCTTTTAATTCTTTTTCACGGATATTTGGAATCGTTTCACGGTTAGCGAATACATTTTTCCCCATGTTACGTCCCATTTGTCCAAGAGTACCGCATGCATATGTTACAGGTACTCCTTGATCTGTTAATAAGCGAATTGTTCCTCCCGCAGCAAATGCTTCATCATCTGGATGCGGAAATACAACAAGTACATGTCTCTCCATAAGTTTCCCTCCTTCTTACTTAAATGGCGTTAAGCTTAACTCAAGCGCTACCGCTAAGCGTCCTTGATTATCATGACCTGCTAGTAATAAACGCTCTTTATCGTCTACTTCCCAGTGCGTAATGCCTTCTGCATATACCCAGCCATGATCCATTTTCAAACCAACTCGGTATGGGTTGGTTCCAGTTATTTTCCCGCGTTCAAAACGGATAATTGCATTTCGAATGAATGCTCCAACTGTCATCAACTTTTCATTAAAGTGTGACGCATACGCTCCGT
This Bacillus mycoides DNA region includes the following protein-coding sequences:
- a CDS encoding YojF family protein, with product MEIVKDSSLIQNEIERFVNKDVYIHLETTNGAYASHFNEKLMTVGAFIRNAIIRFERGKITGTNPYRVGLKMDHGWVYAEGITHWEVDDKERLLLAGHDNQGRLAVALELSLTPFK
- the bshB2 gene encoding bacillithiol biosynthesis deacetylase BshB2, whose amino-acid sequence is MERHVLVVFPHPDDEAFAAGGTIRLLTDQGVPVTYACGTLGQMGRNMGKNVFANRETIPNIREKELKDACEAMGIQDLRMLGFHDKTLEFEDVDFVADKIEAIIQEVNPSRIITFYPEHGVHPDHDAFGRAVVRAVSRMPKEERPVIHAVAITRNREAVLGEPDVVNNISEVFEHKLAALGAHRSQTEAMLEETHAKIKNKDAATLKWLQLEQFWTYKWE